The proteins below are encoded in one region of Coffea arabica cultivar ET-39 chromosome 4c, Coffea Arabica ET-39 HiFi, whole genome shotgun sequence:
- the LOC140004703 gene encoding uncharacterized protein, giving the protein MASIFDGLNQKIANVIELQHYVELDDIIKKAVKDIYVLTEEYDSSLPSIVVFLLHEFQVVLLEKILSGLPPIKGIERQINFIPSSNIPNLPTYRSNPGETKEIQRQVEALLGKGWVQESMSPNVVPVLLMPKKDSEWQKSTNCWVINAIIVKYYHPIPRLNNMLDELYGIGVVLTQKKKPIVLFSKKLSGTALNYLAYNKELYAWVRALEAWEYYLRPKEFVIHIDHEPLKYLKNQYKLSKRHARWVVFIDTFTFVIHYKQGQENVVMDTLTRRYSLLSALSTKQIKELYANDLDFSKEYEMTKNVVNEKVLSI; this is encoded by the exons ATGGCTAGTATCTTTGATGGGttgaatcaaaaaattgccaatGTAATAGAACTTCAGCACTATGTAGAGCTCGATGATATCATCAAAAAGGCTGTTAAG GACATTTATGTACTTACTGAAGAGTATGATTCATCTTTGCCATCTAtagttgtttttcttttgcatgAGTTCCAAGTTGTGCTTCTTGAGAAGATCTTGAGTGGATTGCCACCGATTAAGGGGATTGAGCGTCAGATCAATTTCATCCCAAGTTCGAACATTCCGAATCTGCCAACTTATCGAAGTAATCCTGGGGAGACTAAAGAGATTCAAAGACAGGTTGAAGCATTGCTAGGCAAGGGATGGGTACAAGAGAGTATGAGTCCTAATGTCGTGCCAGTTTTACTCATGCCTAAGAAGGATAGTGAATGGCAAAAGAGCACCAATTGTTGGGTTATAAATGCTATAATAGTGAAGTATTATCATCCTATACCTCGCTTAAATAATATGTTAGATGAACTATATG GTATTGGAGTTGTGCTTACACAAAAAAAGAAACCGATTGTGCTTTTTAGCAAGAAGTTAAGTGGAACTGCTTTGAACTATCTCGCATATAACAAAGAGTTGTATGCATGGGTAAGAGCTTTGGAGGCTTGGGAATATTATCTTCGGCCTAAAGAGTTCGTAATCCATATTGACCATGAACCTTTGAAGTATTTAAAGAATCAATACAAGTTGAGCAAAAGACATGCAAGATGGGTTGTATTCATTGATACTTTTACATTTGTGATCCACTATAAACAAGGTCAAGAAAATGTGGTCATGGATACATTGACAAGGAGGTATTCCTTACTCTCTGCTCTTAGTACTAAGCAAATTAAGGAATTATATGCCAATGATCTAGATTTTAGTAAAGAGTATGAAATGACTAAGAATGTTGTAAATGAAAAAGTTTTATCAATTTGA